GCCCCGACGACCGCGAGGACGGCCGCCTGCATCCAGAAGGACGAGGTTTCGGCGGCGACCGTGGACAGGACGATGGCCATGATCTCCGCCGACAGGATCAGGTCGGTCTTGATGGCGCTGTTGACCTTCTCCCGCTCGAACTGCGCGGCGTCCCGCCCGGCGGCGCCCGCTCCTTCGGCGTCGTGGTGCGCCGCGTGGGGGCGCAGCGCCTCCCACACCTTCTCCGCCCCCTCGTAGCAGAGGAAGCCGCCGCCCAGCATCAGCAGCGGCGTGATCGCCCAGGGCGCCACGAGGCTGAGCGCCAGCGCCAGGGGCAGCAGGAACACCAGCTTGTTCTTCAGCGAGCCCAGCGCGATCTTGCCGATGATCGGCAATTCACGGTCGGCGGTGAAGCCGACCACGTAGCGCGGCGTCACCGCGGCGTCGTCCACCACCACCCCGGCGGCCTTGGCCCCCGCCCGCGCCGCCTGCCCCGCGGCGTCGTCCAGCGAGGCGGCGGCGACCTTCGCCAAGCCGGCCACATCGTCCAACAGTGCGATCAGTCCCGTGCTCAAGGTCTTGGCTCCCCTCCGTACCGGCGTCCATGGAGCAGACAACGCCGCCGGGGGCAAGCCGGACCTTCGGAAAGCCGGTCAGTCGTCGGCCAGCTGGTCGACGGTGAGCATGTGAATGTCCGGGTCCGGCGCGTCCTGGCCGTCGTCCAGGTAGAGCACCCGGTCCACCAGCACCAGGACGCGCACCCCGTCCACCGGCACGACGTTCAGCCGCCGGTTGATGACGGCGTTGCGGAAGGCCACGGCCCGGTCGTTGTAGGTGACCGACAGCACGTCGTTCGTCCCTTCCAGCATGGGCAGGGCGTAGCGCTCCATCATCTCCGCGGTCAGCCCGTCGATGCGTGGCAGCAGCGAGGAGCCGACGATGTCGAAGCGGTGCCGTTCGATCCAGCGGGCCAGCGGCGGGGACACAGCCTGGGCGATCAGGCCGGGGGTGTAGAGGGTGCATTTCTCGCCCATGCTCCGCACCATCGCCTTCAGGCCGAGGAAGGTGGGGTGGTGGCGGAAATGGCCGGTCAGCACGTCGCGCAACAGCGCCTGCTCCCGCGGGGCGGGCAGGGCGGTCCCGGCTTCCCAGCGGGCCACGGTTTCCTCGGTGGTGGCCAGCATGACGGCGAACTGCGCGCCGGTCAGGCCGTGCAGCCTTCGCAAAGCGCGGACGATCTGCGGCCACTCATGCGCCGGCACGGACGGCTCTCCAGATTATCTCCAAGGGCAATGACGCCAGGATACGCGATTCCTTGGCAAACACATACGCAATCATGCGGGAGGAGTCATACCGGAGTATCCATTTTTTTTGGTTCGCCAAGCCGACAGTTTTGATCCTAAACGCTTGAGGAAGCTGTAATTTTTCGGTCTTGCTGCTCTGCGGGCATAGCGCTTCTGGTATCGGGTATACCACGGCACAATAACCCCATCAGCAAAGAGGAGACACATCATGGCTTACGCTTCCGCCCATCACAGCCATCAGGACGGCCTTCTGTCGAGCATCGCCAAGGGTGTTACGGAGTTCGCCAGCGCCTGGTTCTCGGCCACTCCGCTGTATATCGTATACCAGGCTGTGTCGTCCGGCACCTACGCTCCGGCGGCCCGCACCTCCATGCTCGACCTGCCGACGCTGATGCGCGAATGACCGGCGCCAAGGCCTTCCGGCCCCACGACGCGGCGGCCCGCCTATCCGGGCCGGAAAAAAGGACCGACTCCTCCGGAGCGGTCCTTTTTCGTTTTGCGCTGCTTTACCCGGCGACGGTGAAGGTCGTCGGCGGCTTTCCTTGGCGCTGGCGCTCCAGCATCGTCAGCAACGCCCGATCGAGAAGGCGCGTGTAGGCGTTCATGTCGAACAGCGGCCCGCCGTCGCGTTCGGCGCGCAGCCTTTTCCGGACAACGTCCAGACCGGCGCGGTTGTCCGCCCACTGAAGAACCACGCCTTCGTACTGCGCCAGGGAGTCCGTCACGAAGTCGGGAAGGCCCGCGGTGTGGAGCAGACTGGCGGCGACGCGCGACTGCAGCGTGCGACCCGGGCATGTCACCAGCGGAAGCCCCACCCACAGCGCGTCGCTCGCCGTCGTGTGGGCGCCGTAATGCAGGGTGTCCAGCATCAGGTCGGCGTTCTGGAGCCGGGACAGATGATCGTCCAAGGTCGCGGCCCAGGGCGCGAAGACGATGCGGTCCGCGGCGATGCCCGCCGATCGGGCGGCTTCACGCAGGTTCCGCTCGGCCTCCGCCGTCGTCCGGGCAAGCCACAGTACGGCGTCGGGAATCTTGTGCAGCAACGCCATCCACACGGCCCAGATCTCGGGCGTGATCTTGTAGGCGTTGTTGAAGCAGGCGAGCACGAAGCCGTCCGCCGGAAGGCCGCAGGCCGATCGCGGCGGCGCCGGCGGGACCTCATGACGCCGGTCCCGCGGCAGGAAGCAGCGGGGCATCCGCGCGACCGCCTCGGTGAAGCCGCTCTCCAGGTCCGGCGGCAGGGAGACGGGGTCGGCGACGATGTAGTCGATCCAGGGGGCGCCCAGGGTGCCGGGATATCCCAGGAACTGGACCTGCACCGGTGCCGGCCGGGCGGCGAGGATGTGCGGCCGCGGGTGGCCGGTGTAGCCCTTGAGGTCGATCAGGATGTCGACGCCGTCCCGCCGGATCGTCTCGGCGGCGGCCTCCGCGGTCAGGGAGTCGATGTCGATGAAGCGGTCGACGCCCTCCCGGATGCGGCGGCGCTCGACGCTGTCGTCGTCCGGGCCATAGCTGTAGGCGAGCACGCGGAAACGCGACCGGTCGTGCAGCGCCAGCGCCTCGGCCAGCAGTTGCGCGACCGGGTGCTGGCGGAAATCGTTCGACAGGTAGGCGATGGTGGCCACGTCCGCCTTGCCGGGCTTGGTCTTCAGCCGCACCGGCTTCGCGCGGATGGTCTGCGCGTGCGCCCGCGCCGCCGCCAGGAGCGACCGGGCGGAAACGCGGTGGGACAGCATCATGGAGGCCTGGACCGGCACGCCCTGCGCGGCGATGGCGTCCAGCGCGACCGCGTCGTCGTCGAAGCTGGACCAGTCGCAGGATCGCTGCTTGGTCTGGATCAGCCCGACCGTCGCGGTCGGGTTCCCGGGCGCGATCTTCAGCGCGCGGCGGTAGGCGTCCGCGGCGGCGGCCAGGCGGTCCTCACCCTTGAGCGCGGTCCCCAGGTTGAACCACACCGCCGGGGCGTTCGGCGCCAGCGCCGCCGCTTGGCGGGCGAGACGCCCCGATTGGTCGAGGCGGCCCAGCTGGAAGAGCACCGCCGAGAGGCTGAGCAGCGTGTCCGGACCCGCCGGGTGCAGCGCCCGCGCCTGTTCGAGCGCGCCGGCGGCGCGCTCGTAGGCGCCCATCCGGAACAGCGTGTTGCCGATGTTGAGGAGGATCCCGGGGTGGTTCGGGTCGTAGCGGCGGGCCAGTTCGAAAGCGCTCAGGGCGTCGTCGTACCGCTGGTTTCCGAAGGCGGCGTTTCCGACCGCCGCGTGGAGGTCCCGTCCGAATCCGGCGATCTGCGGAGTCGGCGCGGTGCCCCGGGTCGCCTGTTCGAACAGCGCGACCGCGCGCCCCAGATCGCCGTTCTGGGCCGAGGCCAGAGCGTCCGACAGTTTGCGCATGTCCGGCGCGGAAGGACCGCGGGACTGCCTGTTCTTGTTCATGGTCGATGCTGCCTGAGGAACGTCGTTTCGCACACCAACCGGGCCGCGCCGCGTCTGCCACGGCCCGGTTCGTCCGAGCCGCACCGCCGTCGCGATGCGCTCCATTAGGGTACGCTAACGCGCCACCATCCCGGCGAGGAGAGCGTTGTCGTCGGGTCTGCCTCCACACGCATGCCGTGCCGGACCCGTCAGGCGTCCCCAGCGATCTCCGCCAGAAGCTGGACCTGGAAGGACAGCAGGAAGGCCGCGCGCTCCTGCGCCCGCGCCCGGCCGGCCGGGGTCTGCATGGTGTTGGGCAGCAGCAGCAGCTTCGCCTTGAAATGGTCCAGCGCGTATTGCAGGTCGTCCAGCGGGCGGGCCTCGGCCATCGGGTCCTCGCCGTGGAACAGCGCCCGCTTCATCAGGCCGGAGGTGGCGAAGCAACGGGCGATGCCGATGGCCCCCAGGCTTTCCAGCCGGTCGGCGTCCTGGACCAGCTTCGCCTCGATGGTCAGCGGCGGGATGCCAGCGGAGTAGCTGTGCGCCTCGATGGCGTGGCGGGTGGCGGGGATCAGCGCGTCCGGGAAGCCCATGCCGCTCAGAACCTCCTCCGCCCGGTCCGCCGACAGGCGGGAGGCGCGGCTGCGGTCCGGATGGTCCTTCGGCACGTTCACGATGTCGTGGAGCAGGGCCGCGGCCAGCACGACGAGCATGTCGGCCGGCCTATCGGAAGACGGTCCGCCGTCCCGTTCGGCTTCCGCCGCGGCCAGGGCCTTGGCGGTGCGCCAGACGCGAAGAAGATGGTCGACATCGTGCGCCGGGTCCTCGGCCACGTTGGAACGCAGCCATGTGGTGATGGAGCTTTCCCAAACATCGACATCGCTGAGCACAACATCTTTTGGCATGAGCGCTCGTCCTCTTTCGTGCTTTTTACATAATATGGGGAGGGGCAAGGCCTTTGTCCCGAAATCATTTGTGGGCGGGCTTCCCCCACCCCGAATCGGGACTCCGAAATCAGTTCCCTCCTCTCCGGAATGGTTGCATCGCGCCGAATGACCGATGACCGCGGGCCGTCCCGCCGTTAAGGTGACGCCCGCCCGGAACGGGCCGACCGACAGGCAGAGGGGAGACATGCAGCCGATCATTCAGGTGCGTGGGCTGGAAAAGACCTACGCCACCGGCTTCCAGGCGCTGAAGGGGGTCGATCTCGACATCCGCCGCGGTGAGATCTTCGCCCTGCTGGGACCGAACGGGGCCGGCAAGACGACGCTCATCAGCGTTGTCTGCGGCATCGTCAACGCCACCGCGGGCACCGTGACGGTCGACGGGCACGACATCGTGCGCGACTGGCGCGCCGCGCGATCGCTGATCGGCCTCGTCCCGCAGGAACTGACGACCGAGGCGTTCGAGAGCGTCTGGGCCACCGTCAGCTTCAGCCGCGGGCTGTTCGGCAAGCCGCCCGATCCCGCCCACATCGAGAAGGTGCTGAAGGACCTGTCCCTCTGGAACAAGAAGGACAGCAAGGTCATGGCGCTGTCCGGCGGCATGAAACGCCGCGTGATGATCGCCAAGGCCCTGTCGCACGAGCCGCGCATCCTCTTCCTCGACGAGCCGACCGCCGGTGTGGACGTGGAGCTTCGCCGCGGCATGTGGGAGATGATCGGGCGGCTGCGCGACAGCGGCGTGACCATCATCCTGACCACCCACTACATCGAGGAGGCGGAGGAGATGGCCGACAGCATCGGCGTCATCTCCAACGGCCGCATCGTGCTGGTCGAGGACAAGGCCGCGCTGATGCGCAAGCTCGGCAAGCGGCTGCTGACCCTGCAGCTCCAGAACCCGCTGGAGGCCATCCCGACGGAGCTGGCCGGCTATCCCCTGACCCTGTCCGGCGACGGGCGGGAGCTGGTCTACAGCTTCGACACGCAGGACGACCAGACGGGCATCGCCCGGCTTCTCCGCAAGCTCGGCGACCACGGCATCGATTTCACGAACCTGCACACCGAGGAAAGCTCCCTCGAGGAGATCTTCGTCAGCCTTGTGAAGGAGCGGGCATGACCTTCCCCATCAACCTTCATGCGGTCAAGGCCATCTACCTGTTCGAGCTGGCCCGCACTTGGCGCACCCTGTTCCAGAGCATCGCGGCGCCGGTCATCTCGACCTCGCTCTACTTCATCGTCTTCGGCGCGGCCATCGGCGGGCGCTTCACGGCGGTGGACGGGGTGAGCTACGGCGCCTTCCTGGTGCCCGGCCTCGTCATGATGTCGGTGCTGACGGAAAGCGTGTCCAACGCCTCCTTCGGCATCTATATGCCGCGCTACTCCGGCACGATCTACGAGGTGCTGTCGGCCCCGATCTCGGCCTTCGAGACGGTGCTCGGCTATGTCGGGGCGGCGGCGACCAAGTCGATGATCCTCGGCGTGCTGATCCTGCTGACCGCCCGGCTGTTCGTCGACTACTCGATCCAGCATCCGTTCTGGATGGTCGCCTTCCTGGTGCTGACCTCGGTCACCTTCAGCCTGTTCGGCTTCATCCTGGGCGTCTGGGCGGACGGCTGGGAGAAGCTGCAGATCGTGCCGATCCTGGTGATCACGCCGCTGGCCTTCCTCGGCGGCAGCTTCTACTCGATCAGCATGCTGCCGCCGCTGTGGCAGAAGATCACCCTGTTCAACCCGGTCGTCTATCTGGTCAGCGGCTTCCGCTGGAGCTTCTACGGCCAGGCCGACGTGCCGGTGGGGATCAGCCTCGCCATGACCGCGCTGTTCCTGGCGCTTTGCCTGACGGCGGTCTGGTGGATCTTCCGCACCGGCTACAAGCTGAAGAACTGAAAGCTGGACGATTGACCGGCCAGGAGGGCGGGGGTCACGCCCCGCCCTCCATTTTTTTACCTTCATCCAGCATCCCGTGTGCGCGGTGCCATTCCTCCAGCGATTCCGGCGGGTAATCGTCGCTGCGCTCGTCTCCCGGCCCGGCCTCGACCGGGACCCAGTTGGCCTTCGATCCCAGCATCATGTGGACGTGGGCCGGCGCCTCCGGCAGAGGACTGTCGATGGCGCTGGCGAAGGGATGGACCAGCTCCGGCCAGCGCGGGTCGCTGACCCACAGGGCGGAGCCGCAGCGCGAGCAGAAGCGCCGCTCGCCGGGGCTTTCCTCCCCGTCGATGCGGGCGTGGAAGACGGTGATGTGCTCCGCCCCCGTCACCTCCAGCGTGTCGGCCTTGGCCCCCAGATTGATGGCGTAGCCGCCCCCGCCCGCCGTCTTGCGGCAGATCGAGCAGTGGCAGCGCAGGTAGGGGACCGGCGCGTAGGCGTCCACCGAGAAACGCACCGCGCCGCAGTGGCAGGACCCGTCGAGCTTCATCCGTCCTTTCCTCCCGTCCTCGGGCGCCCGGCTGCGGCGCCGCACCCGTCCAACCCGCCCGGTCCGGGAAAGTTTCCAGGCGACGCCGCCCTCACACGTCGACCACCGGGGCCATCGCCTCGGCCATCGCCAGCAGGGCGGCATCCTGGAAACGCGGGGCCACCAGCTGCACCCCCACCGGAAGCCCGCGCGGCCCGCGGCCGCAGGGCATGGCGAGGCAGGGAACGTGCAGCACCGTCCAGATCGAATTGAAGATGTGGTCGCCGGTGGTGTGCAGCCCCTCCGGTGCCTCGCCCGGCGCGGGTGGGGTCAGGATCACGTCGATGGACTCGAACAGGGCGGCGAAGCGCGGCCGGCAGGTGTCGGCGACGTCGTAGGCTTCGGTCAGGGTGCGCGCGGTGATGCCGTGGTTGTGCTCGCAATGGTCGGCCAGTTCGGGGTGCAGCCGATGGCGGTCGCTGAGGTAAAGGTCGAGGAAGGAGGCCCGCCCCTCGCCGCGGCGGATCACGTCCTGCACCTCGGCCAGGGTCGAGAACGCCTCCGGCAGCTCGAAGGGCACGACCACCGCGCCGGCTTCCTCCAGCCGCCGGGCGGCGAGCAGCAGCGCCGCCTCGCCCGCCGGCTCGATGCGCGACCAGACGGGGGAGCGGCAGAGCCCGACGCGCAGGCCCGCCAGTTTGACCAGCGGCGTCTTGCCCATGCCTTCCAACCGGAACGCCTCGGCCATCAGGGCGAGGTCGGCCACCGAACGCCCGTACCAGCCGAGCGTGTCGAGGGACACCGCGTAGTGCTTCATCCCCTCGCGGCTGACCACGCCCCAGGTCGGCTTGAACCCGTAGATGCCGTTGAAGGCGGCGGGGCGGATGTGCGAACCGCCGGTCTGGGTGCCGAAGGCCAGCGGCACATGCCGGTCCCCCACCGCCGCCCCCGACCCGGAGGAGGAGCCGCCCGGCGTGTGGGCGGGGTTCACCGGATTGCGCGTCGCCGCCTTGCGTCCGCCGGAGGCGAACTCCACCGTGTCGGTCTTGCCCATCAGGATGCCGCCGGCGCTGCGCGCGATGGCCACGCAGGCGGCGTCGCGGGCGGGCCGGTGGCCCTGGAAGATCGGCGAATTCTGAGTCGTCGGCAGGTCGGCGGTGTCGATGACGTCCTTCACGCCGAAGGGCAGGCCGTGCAGCGGGCCGGCGGCGGGGCGCTTGTCGGACTCCCGCGCGGCGGCCAGCGCCAGGGCGGGATCGACGGTGATCCAGGCGCGCACCTCCGGATCGCGGTCTTCGATTCGCTCCAGGCAGGAGCGGACCAGCGCCTCGCTGGTCAGGCGACCGTCGCGGATGGCGTGGGCGGCCTCGCTGGCCGTGAGTTCGAACGGTTCCATGGCGGGTCCTTCCGGAAAGATCAGGCGGGCCGGAGACTCAGAGGGGAAGGGCGGGGCGCTGGCGGTGGTGGTCGGTCGCCGCCTGGAAGGCCGCCCCGGCGCGGAAGACCAGCGGCTCGTCGAACCAGCGCCCGACGATCTGCATCCCCACCGGCATCCCGTCGCCGTCGAAGCCGCAGGGCACCGACATGGCGGGCAGGCCGAGTGCGCCGAAGCCGTAGGTGAAGCGGCTGACCGCCCGCGTCGCCTCGATCATGTCGCCGCTGTCGAAGATGCGCGGCGCCACGATGGGGGCGGTCGGGGTGAGGATCAGGTCCACCCGCTCGAACAGCGCGCGGAACCGCAGCTTCCAGGACGCCAGCCAGCGCCGCGATTCCGCGTACTGCACGCCGCTCACCGGCAGGCCAAGCTGCAGGCGGCGCAGCACCTCCGGCCCGATGGACTCCGGGGCGGTCTCCATCTTGTCGAGGTGGTATTGCGCCATGTCGGCGACGAGGAGCGAGAAGGCAGTGCGGGCCTGCGCCACTTCCGCGTCCTCGATGGTGATGTCGACCAGGATGGCGCCGGCCTTCTCCAGCACCGCCGCCGCCGCGCGCACCCGCTCCGCCACCGCGGGCTGGAGGTTGTCGAAGTAGAAGTTGCGCGGCAGACCGATGCGCACGCCGGCGATGCCCGCCTTGAGGTCCGGCAGGAAGTTGCCGAGCGGCACGTCGGCCGAATTGGGGTCCTCCGGGTCGTAGCCGGCGATCGCGGCGAAGGCGCGCGCCACGTCGGCGACCGACTGGGCCAGCGGGCCGACGGTGTCGAAATCGACGCTGCACGGGATCACGCCGGTGTTGGACACCCGGCCGACGCTGGGCCGCAGCCCGACCACCCCGCAGAGCGCCGCCGGGATGCGGATGGAGCCGCCGGTGTCGGTGCCGATGGACACCCGGCACAGCCCGGCCGCGACCGACGCCGCCGACCCGCCGCTCGACCCGCCGGGGACACGGCCGGTGTCCCAGGGATTCCGGCAGGGGCCGTGATGCTCGTTCTGGTTCGTCGAGCCCAGGCAGAATTCGGACAGGTTGTTGCGCCCGACCAGGATGGCGCCAGCGTCGCGCAGGCGGCGGATCACAGGGGCGTCCCGATGCCCCATCCGGGCGAAGCGGGCCGACGAGCCGTAGCTGGTCGTCTCCCCGGCCAGTTCGAAGCAGTCCTTGACGGTGACCGTCACCCCGTCCAGCAGGCCGGGCCAGTCGCCCGCCGCCCGCGCCTCGTCCTGCGCCCGCGCCCGGCGGACCGCCCCGTCGGCGTCCACCGCCAGCAGGGCGTTGACGATCGGGTTCAGGCTCTCGATGCGGGCGAGGCGGGCGCGGGTTTCCGCCTCGCTGGCGCCGGGCATGGAGGGGCTGTCGCCGCCGGACCGGGCCGGATGCGTTGTCGAAAGTTCGGACATGCGTTGCTGCTTTCCGCTCGCGTGCCGGATGGCTTCGGACGAACTGCTCCGGCGACGGCCTGTTGAAGTCGCTTCGTTGCGCTTAGGTGTGGGGCCGCCGGGTCAGGCGGCGTCCGCCAGCGCGAGATGGGCGATGACCGCATCCAGCGGCATCACGTCGGCGTATTTCTTGCCCATGTCGAACAGGTTGGCGCGGTGCGGCTCCTCCGCCCGGTCGCCGACGCACTCCTCCACGATGATCGGGCGCAGCCCGTGGGCGGAGGCGTCGATCACGCTGGCCCGCACGCAGCCCGAGGTTGTGCAGCCGGTAACCAGCAGCGTGTCGACCGCGTTCGCCCGCAGCCAGGACGACAGGGCGGTGCCGAAGAAGGCCGAGGCGTGCTGCTTGCGCACGATGAACTCGTTGGGCAGCGGGGCGACCTCCGGAGCGAAGGCGACGTCGGGGGAATCGGCGGTCAGGGTCAGCAGCGACGGGATCTTTTCGCCGAACGGGCCGATGCCGCCCGGAGCCTCCGGCGCGATGAAGCAGGCGTGGGCGATCGGCATGCCCAGGGGACGAACATGTCCGAGCAACTTTCCCGTGGCAGTGATGGCGCTGTTGATGTTGAAGCCGCCGAAGGCGTCCTCGCGCGTGAAACCAATCTGGAAGTCGATGATGAGGAGGGCGCACTTGCGGCCGAAGCCGAGCGGTTTGCCAATGCCCTGGCGGTCGTAGATGGAAAGATCGCTCATTTCAGGAGGTTCCTTCTTCCGCTGCAGCGCCGCATCACGGGCGCCCAACCAGAATACAACGAGGTTTTTTTGCATTCAAAGTCCATAGTTTCACCATTTCAAAACCGCCATTGCCCGCCTTTTGCGCAGGTATTCCTATTGCTGCATTCACGAGCAATTGAGCCGATACGGCACTTAAAATGTTGTTTTAAAAAGGTTTTAAGGCGACCTGCGACAGCTCGCCGCAGGGTGGCACGATTCCTGCCAATTTGGTCGGGCACAAGGGTCCAGCGCAGATTGTGTGCAAAAATCGACCGGACAAATCCTGGCGCTGCCCGTAAAATCTTCGACACAGAGGAGCAGGCTTATGGACGGGATCAATCGCAAGGAACGGGCCGGCCGGATCGAGCGGAGCGGTGTCAGCCGCCGCCAGTTCGGTACCCTGCTGGCCGCTGGCGCCCTGGTGGCGGGCAGCGGCTGGCCTCTGCCGGCGTCGGCGGCTCCGCCGGTCCTGCGGGTGCGCATCGGCAGCGACATCGGCAACCTGGATCCCGCCCGCATCTTCCAGATCGAGAACCAGACGGTCGCCACCCAGATCTTCAACGGACTGGTCAAGTACGACGAGGCGAGCAACGCCATCGTTCCCGACCTCGCCACCGGCTGGGACATCTCCGGCGACGGCACCGTCTACAGCTTCGCCCTGCGCGGCGGCGTCACCTGGCACAAGGGCTTCGGCCCCTTCACCTCCGACGACGTGAAGTTCTCGTTCGAGCGCGTGCTCGACCCGCAGACCGGCAGCAGCTACAGCGGCCAGCTCGCCTCCATCAAGTCCATCGAGACGCCGTCCCCCGACCGTGTGGTCATCACGCTGAAGGAACCGAACTCCGGCTTCCTGCACAAGGTGTCGGCCTTCAACCAGGGTTGGATCGTCAGCCGCAAGGCGCTGGGCGAGATCGGCGACAAGGCGTTCGCGCTGAACCCCATCGGCACCGGCCCCTTCGTGTTCCAGAACTGGGCGCCGGGCCGCGAGGTGAAGCTGTCCGCCAACAAGGACTATTTCGCGGGCGCGCCCAAGGTCGAGGAGGTGCAGTTCCGCGTCATCAAGGACGAGACGGCGGCGGCCATCGCCCTGGAGAACGGCGAGATCGACATCTTCTTCGGGCTGCAGCAGCCGGAGGTCATCCAGCGCCTGAAGGGCGGCGGTCTGGTCACCGTACTCGACCGCGACGCCAACCACACGATCAACCTCGTCCTCAACACCTCGATCAAGCCGCTGGGCGATGTGCGGGTGCGGCAGGCGATCTACCACGCCATCAACCGCAAGGCGCTGATCGACGGCTTCTTCAAGGGCACCAAGTCGGAGGCCAGCGGTTTCCTCACCCCGGCGTTCCAGGAATTCACCGATCAGGTCCCGCTGTTGCCCTACGACCCGGCGAAGGCCAAGGCGCTGCTCAAGGAGGCCGGGGTGGGAGGCTTCACGCTGGACCTCGTGGCGCCGGGCGCCAACCCCTACGACAAGATCGTCGTGCCGATCGCCAGCGACCTCGCCGCCGTGGGCATCGATGCCAAGATCAAGGTGCTGGAGCGCGGCGCCTACCTCCAGGCGCGCAACAAGGGCACGGTGCCGACCTGCGTCACCGGCGTCGTCGGCGCCCCCGACCCGGACAGCCCCATCCTGTCGCTGTTCGCCAAGTCCTCCTTCCCGCCGGGCCTCAACACCGCCCATTACGAGGGCGTCGAGGACCTGATCGCCGCCGCCCGCAACGCCCAGGGCGACGCCGCCCGCAAGGAGGTCTATGGGAAGATCCAGGCCAAGGTGATGGGCGACGTCCCGGTGATCCCGCTCTACGCCGACCACCTGTTCATCGCCCACACCAGGAAGGTCTCCGGCTTCGTCCAGAACTCCCTGTTCACGATGAGTGCCTACCCGGTCTCGCTGCTGGAGGCGTGACGATGGACCGGCTTCTTCGCCAACTCTCGCAGCTCGCGATCACGGTGTTCGGCATCGTGACCGTGACCTTCTTCCTGGTCCGGATGATCCCCGGCGACCCCGCCCAGTACATGCTGGGCGACTACGCCACCGAGGAGGCGCTGGCGACTCTGCGCGCCCAGCTCGGCCTCGACCAGCCGGTGTACGTGCAGTACGGGCTCTACGTGCTGCGCGCCGTCACCGGGGATTTCGGGTCGTCGGTGGTCACCGGCCGCCCGGCGCTGGAGGAGATCCTGTTCAGCCTCCCCGACTCCGCGATCCTGGCCTTCGCCGGCCTCGCGGTGGCGGTGGCGATCGGCATCCCGCTGGGCATCCTCACCGCGGAGAGGCAGGGATCGTGGAGCGACATGCTGATCATGATCGTCGCGCTGTTCGGCATCTCCTTCCCGGTCTTCTGGCTCGGCCTCGCCTCGGTCCTGCTGTTCTCGCAGGAGCTGAAATGGTTCCCGGCGCTGGGGGCCAGCTCGGGTGGCGGGTTCCTCACCCACCTGCACCATCTGGTGCTGCCGGCCGGCGTGCTGGGCATCTCGGTCGCGGCCTATATCACCCGCCTGACCCGCTCGGCGATGCTGGAGGTGCTGGGCCAGGACTGCATCCGCGTCGCCCGCGCCATGGGCGTGCCGGAGCGCCGGGTGGTGTGGCGGCTGGCGCTGAAGAACGCGCTGGTGCCGATCCTCGCCATCGTCGGGGTGACCTTCGCCTGGTCGCTGGGCAGCGCCATCCTGATCGAGGTGGTGTTCAGCCGGCCCGGCATCGGCTCGATGATCCTGAAGGCGGTCTCGGCCCGCGACTACCAGCTCGTCCAGGCGGGCGTGCTGGTGCTGGCCGTCGCCGTCGTCCTCGTCAACAGCCTGCTCGACCTCGCCTACGGGCTGGTCGATCCGCGCCTGTCCACACGGTGACCCATGGCAGCCACAGCATCCCTCTCCGCGCCCGCGTCGGCGCGGCGGTCGTCCCTGATGCGCTATTTCCGCCATCCGGGCTTCCTGATCGGCGTGATCCTGCTGACCCTGCTGCTGATCGTGGCGGTGGCGGCCCCCTGGATCGCCCCGATGTCGCCGCTTGAGACCGACCTCGCCAACACGCTGGCCCCGCCCTCGGCCGCGCACCTCCTGGGCACCGACCAGTTCGGGCGCGACGTGCTGTCCCGCCTGATCTGGGGCACCCGCATCTCGCTCCAGGTCGCCGTCGCGGTGATGGCGCTCTCGCTGTCGCTGGGGATGGTGATCGGCGCCGTCGCCGGCTTCTTCGGCGGCTGGGTCGAGCGG
This DNA window, taken from Azospirillum formosense, encodes the following:
- a CDS encoding DUF808 domain-containing protein produces the protein MSTGLIALLDDVAGLAKVAAASLDDAAGQAARAGAKAAGVVVDDAAVTPRYVVGFTADRELPIIGKIALGSLKNKLVFLLPLALALSLVAPWAITPLLMLGGGFLCYEGAEKVWEALRPHAAHHDAEGAGAAGRDAAQFEREKVNSAIKTDLILSAEIMAIVLSTVAAETSSFWMQAAVLAVVGAGITGLVYGAVALIVKADDVGLSLAQNGRPAASLLGLRTPSPGAPGGADRALAPVTQAIGRGLVKGMPVFLKLLALVGTAAMLWVGGGIVIHGLEGFGLTAIGHAIHGAAVAAGEAVPAAKAAVEWLVGAAGAGVFGLLLGALLIPLVHKVAAPLWGLVTGR
- a CDS encoding tetratricopeptide repeat protein, giving the protein MNKNRQSRGPSAPDMRKLSDALASAQNGDLGRAVALFEQATRGTAPTPQIAGFGRDLHAAVGNAAFGNQRYDDALSAFELARRYDPNHPGILLNIGNTLFRMGAYERAAGALEQARALHPAGPDTLLSLSAVLFQLGRLDQSGRLARQAAALAPNAPAVWFNLGTALKGEDRLAAAADAYRRALKIAPGNPTATVGLIQTKQRSCDWSSFDDDAVALDAIAAQGVPVQASMMLSHRVSARSLLAAARAHAQTIRAKPVRLKTKPGKADVATIAYLSNDFRQHPVAQLLAEALALHDRSRFRVLAYSYGPDDDSVERRRIREGVDRFIDIDSLTAEAAAETIRRDGVDILIDLKGYTGHPRPHILAARPAPVQVQFLGYPGTLGAPWIDYIVADPVSLPPDLESGFTEAVARMPRCFLPRDRRHEVPPAPPRSACGLPADGFVLACFNNAYKITPEIWAVWMALLHKIPDAVLWLARTTAEAERNLREAARSAGIAADRIVFAPWAATLDDHLSRLQNADLMLDTLHYGAHTTASDALWVGLPLVTCPGRTLQSRVAASLLHTAGLPDFVTDSLAQYEGVVLQWADNRAGLDVVRKRLRAERDGGPLFDMNAYTRLLDRALLTMLERQRQGKPPTTFTVAG
- a CDS encoding HD domain-containing protein; this encodes MPKDVVLSDVDVWESSITTWLRSNVAEDPAHDVDHLLRVWRTAKALAAAEAERDGGPSSDRPADMLVVLAAALLHDIVNVPKDHPDRSRASRLSADRAEEVLSGMGFPDALIPATRHAIEAHSYSAGIPPLTIEAKLVQDADRLESLGAIGIARCFATSGLMKRALFHGEDPMAEARPLDDLQYALDHFKAKLLLLPNTMQTPAGRARAQERAAFLLSFQVQLLAEIAGDA
- a CDS encoding ABC transporter ATP-binding protein; the protein is MQPIIQVRGLEKTYATGFQALKGVDLDIRRGEIFALLGPNGAGKTTLISVVCGIVNATAGTVTVDGHDIVRDWRAARSLIGLVPQELTTEAFESVWATVSFSRGLFGKPPDPAHIEKVLKDLSLWNKKDSKVMALSGGMKRRVMIAKALSHEPRILFLDEPTAGVDVELRRGMWEMIGRLRDSGVTIILTTHYIEEAEEMADSIGVISNGRIVLVEDKAALMRKLGKRLLTLQLQNPLEAIPTELAGYPLTLSGDGRELVYSFDTQDDQTGIARLLRKLGDHGIDFTNLHTEESSLEEIFVSLVKERA
- a CDS encoding ABC transporter permease, with amino-acid sequence MNLHAVKAIYLFELARTWRTLFQSIAAPVISTSLYFIVFGAAIGGRFTAVDGVSYGAFLVPGLVMMSVLTESVSNASFGIYMPRYSGTIYEVLSAPISAFETVLGYVGAAATKSMILGVLILLTARLFVDYSIQHPFWMVAFLVLTSVTFSLFGFILGVWADGWEKLQIVPILVITPLAFLGGSFYSISMLPPLWQKITLFNPVVYLVSGFRWSFYGQADVPVGISLAMTALFLALCLTAVWWIFRTGYKLKN
- a CDS encoding GFA family protein, producing MKLDGSCHCGAVRFSVDAYAPVPYLRCHCSICRKTAGGGGYAINLGAKADTLEVTGAEHITVFHARIDGEESPGERRFCSRCGSALWVSDPRWPELVHPFASAIDSPLPEAPAHVHMMLGSKANWVPVEAGPGDERSDDYPPESLEEWHRAHGMLDEGKKMEGGA